ttattttgccaCCATTTTTGTTATCTCTGACAGTTAGTACTGTCACTTCTCGAATAAACAccagcaaagcaaacagaaatTGTTGAGAGGTCAGGTCATTCCGAGATAGAAAGTTTTAATAGAAATATGAATGGGATCATCAAGATGTGATTTCCACAATCTGCAAATCCTCCACAGATCAGTGAACCCCTAGTACACGTCCCACAGTCCGATGCACCTTTATCTTCTGTGTGGGTGGTAAAATACTGATATGACCGTTGATGTACCCACTTTGTGTAAAGCTACCTACAGGTGGAGGTGCGGTGTGCTTTGGCTGCAGACGATTCCATATTGTTGTCACTTCCAAGAGAACTGCATGAGGTACAGAGATGTGATACATGCAGGACAGCCACGTGTGACAAGTCTAGAGCCAAGTGTATGGTCAGCACAGCAAGGAAAAAAACCCAGGGTGGATGCTTTTATTTTCATAGAAATAAATTCCCACtccagaaataaaaatcaaagaaaaaaaaattctttaaccaTTGCTGCACATTGGCAGAGCAATAACTTAATATATCAAAGAGAAGAGAGTCCCACAGCTTCTGTAAACTGCTCCATCTCTGGACAAaccaagaacaaaacaaaatctatgttgttaaaagtaaaataaactaaagGTCAGTCCACTGGCTGGCTTTCCCAAGGTCAGTGTATGGAGTCTGTGTTGTGGCTCCTCGGGGATCAGAGGTCAGTCCGTGCATGGGCAGCATTGGGAGCATATTTGGGCATCAGTTCGTTAATCTTACGGATGAAGTCGGATTTCTCAGCACAGCCTTTGCAGGTTTCGCCCCAGTCATCTAAGATCTTCTTCAGCTCCTTCACTCGAAGCTTTTTCAGATCCACTGTGCTCAGGTCAATCTGCTTGTCTGTGAGGAGAACAAAGCATTAATCTCCGGGGTGCACAGACTttcataaatgtaaagaaatgtaaggCCTATAGAATGTGTCATTCCAAAGCCCCAACTCCAAATCTTCAACTTTGTATACGGGTATAGCGAGCCCAGGTCAGCATGAAGACAACAGCCAGGGCTCAGGTGGGCTGGATAAGTGCAGGCAACATTCAACCCAGAGGAAATATGGCGCCGCATCAGAGGGCAATACACATGCTGGgcaatagatttgtttttttgggtcTGGAAAATTTTAACACAGTATATCTATATATCAGGTTCCTGGCATTCCTATGATAGCAAATCTGATGATAAGGTATGCAAGCAATGAACCCTCTCCATCAAAAGCATAGTTAGGGGTTGCAGTATGTGGGGACCCTCCTGGATATGTAATTAGATTTGCACAGCCCCCTGCCCCCATTTCCCGATATGGTTGTTGGGCTCTGGGGATGGCCTCATGGTATAGAAGTAGTGGGAAATTCTACCAGACTAAGGGGGAAACCAATTTTTGACACACTGCATGCCATGAAGACCCCCCACCCCACTCAAACTTAATTAAGCCAATGACCTGCCAGGTGCCATTAAACTATCTCACAATCGTGTGCAGGTCACCCATGAACCCCCAATGACTGAAATATGGTAGTTAAAGCTTTTGATACAAGTGACACTAAAATGCAtgtcataaatgaatgcagataTTCAAAAAAACCTAGTAGCTGCCCATTTTGTTCTAAGATCTCCGTGCCCAAACCTCTAAAACCACAAACTGCATATTGGCAGTTTACTGCGTTTAGGTGGCAGTTATGGACTGCAAGTGTAATACAATGCTGTGCTAGGAAACTTTCAGCAAGGTGACCCCCATGGCTGAGATTGCTGCTCTGTCCTGTGATTCACCAAACTGCTCGCTTGAACTTGATCTTCAAACATTGGAAGGTGCATTGGTCAGGTTAAGTAACAACCTGCTACCACTTACCATATTTCAGCTCACAGATCTGGCTGTCTTTCTTCTTTAACCTCTCGCAGATCTTCTCTGGTGGAATGTGGTTGCTCATCGGCTTGGAAACTTCATTAGTGATCTTTGTGGCAGCATCACTGGTGGCCCCAATGTAATAACACTAAAGGAGGTGAAAACACAGATTTATAGATAGCAGTGGGTGTAAACCCTGACAATAAACCAAGGAaagcatgttataaaaaaaaggggggggggggggggggtgttctgtagccttaacacttcctgtcctggggtgacaaaaATAATTCTCAAAAAATGCAGCACAGAGTGTTGTAAACCCAGAACAGAAAATAATGCCTGataaaggaaaactaatgcaagCATGCAAGACTGGTCAGCTGCAAAATTTGGACATTGTATACCCCCCTCCTATCGTGTGAttcatcccccacctcctagattgtaagctcttctgggcagggtccttcccttcctcctgtgtcactgtctgtcatttgtaaagcctatttaacgtacagtgctatgtaatatgttgctgctatatatatcctttttaataataatagttgtttGGGTCTATAAACATGGCGGTTGTTTATCCAGTTAGGTAAATCTTCACCTAAGGGTTGGGAACAGTTCACCGAAATAAGATTACTGAACTgtaaactttcactttttttatttaatattaaagcctTAAATTTAAGCATTTCCCCAATAAGAGCACAACAAGCCTACTAACTAAACTGactaaatacccccccccccccaaagcccAGTAATTGGGGGGTGCAGTATTCTACATTTAATTATGGAGTCTATATGGATAACACAGCAGGGCATCGGTCTTTTGAAATCAGGTAagacctattaatattatttggtatttatataccattagtatttataaagcaccaacatataacaccgCGCTGGTCATGGAATGATACATACAAATCTGTTCTCTTTGCCTTTTGCTTCATTGCAGGACTTGGTGAGCTCCTTCTCCACGGCAGCTGATGTGAATTCTACATTCTTCTCTTTAAGCGACTGGTAGAAGCGGCTCAGGAAGGAGACACAGACTGCAGAAAAGAAGCGCAGGTTATATGGGGCCACAGTAACAATCAACTCTATTAGGGCATTCACCAACCCATACAGGAAACCCCACGTCCCAGGGGAATAGAGCACAGAACCAACCCCACCGTACAATGACCGGGTCACAACTAACAGATCCTGCAGTCACCAGGAGCAGCTCATCTACTACAGCCCTAGGCCAAATGTGTGAGATAAATTTCCTGAATGCAATGCATTGGGTGGCCACCAAGCCCCCCCACCTCCAGTCGCTGTGAATGGGACACAAAATGGTATGAGGGTGGAGGTGATGGCCGCTCTGCTCATTTCACTATTCCATTTCTCTGATCCTGGAACATAAATATCTGATTTCCCGATATTGGATCCCAAGACTCACTGATTGGAGAATGGAAGATAAAGATGGCAGCCCTGAACATATTTAGGGACAAGCTGACTCCTGAGTGTTCAGGTGTATAATAGGCAGGCGCAACTTGCTGGCATAAAGAGACAACTTACCCTTGGAGTTACCCCACACATCCACCCTCAACTTTCCTAGATATGTAAATAGGCACAGCCACCACCCCCCACATCCTGATATAGAGTAGGGATCAAGGGGCAATACCGGGGGCACTGGAGAAGCAAATTAATAAATGTACTATTCTCTCCACACCTCATTCCATTAACAAATCAGGGGATTTTATATATCCCAccttaatacacacacacaccattctCCACAAACCTGCCTCATATACCCCCTGCCCTCTCTCATAAACCCTTCATATTCTTCACCCCTTACACTATCACAAACCCACCCCTTACCCCAAAATACCATTATCATCATTAGGTCACCTTCCAATTGGCTGTTTGCTATTCCCTCCACCAACACTTACCTCCTCCTACAACCTCCCTCCCCCTTATATACCCCCCTTCATTCACATTTACTTTTACCCTCCCCAATGACACATACCCCCTTCATCCTCATCATACATCCCACTTATCATACACCCTCCATTCCTCATACATCCTGCTCTCACCTCATTTCCCCTCTTTGACCATAACACACCCTTCCCCCCacttatatcttatatataacACCCTCTCTGTATCTTTCACATCATTTATCCTCATATAAGCCCCATAAGCTTTTCACCAACCTCACATACCCCTATACTGGTACCCCCCACTCCCTCAAATACCCCCATCCCCCTTCCTTTAGATAGTTTGCCTTTATAGTATTATATTCTCCCCCAACATATCCCCTTCCCCTCAGGCCTGACCCTCTTCTCCCACATTCGCCCTCACGCCCCTCTATACTTTCATCTCCCACGATCTTTCTTGTTCCTCCTACACCCCACTCACCCTCGCATTCTCCGGCTCGGAGCGGCTGCCCCGGCTCTGCCAGTAGGAGAAGGAGGCCGGCGACGGTGAGAGCTCCCGCAGTACTCATCCTCGTCTTCTCAGCCCGCACAGTGATTCTTCTCAGCACACCGGCACCACCGCGTCACCTAGCAACCCCACCCGCCCACGCTCGCTCCCTATTGGCTGATGCGCCGGACCCGCTTCCACGCTGCATATAATCATTGGCCAGAGCTCCACGCCTGTAACACGTCCCGCACCGCCATAGGCTGAATGTACGGCCACGTCTCGCGCGGATGCGGGATAGTTGTCGCTCTATGATTGGTTGAAGGTGAGGAATGCGGAAGCTGTCTGCCATGTTTGATAAGGGCATCTGATGGCAAATCTTTGAAAAGTCCTTATTAAATATGTCGAACAGAACAGCAGAATAACATTGCATAAAGTAGTTTCTCGTTTATCAGGGTGGGTTTAAATTAAACTTGATTAGCAAATTACTGTGAATAGGTTTGACCCTGTTGACCATGACCCCATTATGGATTGGGACATTTGGCTTGCTTGCTATGTTCTCTATTGgtgggcttttgtttgctttaaaaaggtTTTGATTGTTGGAATGCAATAACCTACTTAAACAAAGTAGAGTGCAGGTCAACTGGTCACATGCACCTGTTAATGAATTGATGAAGAACTCAAAGAAGTCTCAGACTCCTCAAAGCTTTGGGTTTTTAATTTCAACCTTCCCACGTTTCCCTGGATTTCCCTACGACCTGCATTGTAGCTGTCAGAAGACTTCCATGTGATCAGTGGTCCCCCCTGGTCTGTCATGTTCCTATGTGGAGGCAATGATACCTACGGTATATGATACCCAGCCTAACACTGGATTCTTCTAGGGGCTTTTCATTGGGTCTTTCAGGTAAACTAAGGCTTCAGGTCTTGGGACCCCGCAAAACCTTGGAAGATATACCATCATGGATCCCCAACCCCTGAAGGGCCACTACTTATATATAGAATGCAATCAAAATCAAAGCAGTGGATGTGTCCACCAGCGGTGTAGCTACAGACTTATGGGCCCTAATGTGGTATTTGGCCCTGGGCCCCCTCACACTGCAACTCTGCAGTACCACTGGTGATCTCCTAGGTACTGATCTATGGCTCCCAAAGGGAAATATGGACCTAGGCCCTACTCTTCCAAATTTTTTTCACTGCCACCTATAGTCTCCTAGCAACTGATAAATGAGTGACAGATCTAAATTTTGAACAGACCCCTTCCATTTAGGACAAGGTCCTTCACAACAGAGTCCCATCTTTACATTTTGAGTCTCCTTTAACATTAGAGTCGCTCCTTTACATAAGAATCCTACATTCACATCAGGAGCCCCCAGACCACTGTTGGCATGGACCCCCTATAAGTTTACCTGTGAGTGTTGCTTTATCAGCCGCTATATCGATCTTCTACTAATGTCATCCTTTGCCCTGGGCTCTGACAGGTAACACCATGTAATGCAGAGCCAAGAAAAGGAAGCCAGTGGTAGATGATCCCCCCTGTTAATTCTGTGAATGAGCAGTCAGACAGTGGGCATGGGGAGGGCCCCTACAGGTCCTTTGGAGTATGGGGTCCGATCTCCATTGGGAGCTCTGCAACCACTGCTTCTATGCCAATGATGTCCACCATATGTGCAGGAAGGTGCCCAGTTCACAGCACCCAGAACCATCAGGGTAAAGTTTTGTCATTTGTCTCTACAGTGTCATTTTGGAAGCATCGTCAGGTTGTGTTCCAGACTTCCATCTAgtcattagtcttttttttttcagtttgcttttttgcAAATACAATTTTTGCAAATATGTAACAGAAGGATGTATGGAATCATCCAGaaatgttatatgtaataaagaGAGGTCATATCTCACAGCTGTCTCTGATTTTGAGAGACTGTCCCTCTTAATACTTTACATTTGTTCCTGATTTAGAGATACtgtcctcttcatacctcctaactgcccctgattttgaaggactgtccctcttcataccccctaACTGcctctgatttggaaggactcTCCCTCATCATACCTCCTAACTGCCCCTGATTCGGAAGGACTGTCCCTCATTATACCCCCTAACTACCCCTGATTTAGAaggactgtctctcttcatacctcctaactgcccctgattttgAGGGACTAGACCTATTTTTACCCATGACTGCCCCTGACTAGTTTAACCAGTGATTTAATGCGTATTCATTTTTCATGCTCCAGAAAATGAGCATGCAGCAATTGAATTTAAGGCATTTTCCTGTATAGGTTTGAgaagtgttttttaatttaaaaggttCCAAGGGCCACATTTTTATCAACAAGTCTGTATAAAGCTGCATGTAAATCATGGATTTCCATTTTGCAAATTCTAATTCTAAAACATCAACAGCCATATGCTTTATAATAAAACCAGAGGAATACACACGCATATACCAGAGAGAGCCTCTGAAAGTAACATGCTAGGATTTAACAACAGAAGCAGCAATAATACTCTCTACCCCCTCTTCTTTGGTTTCAGTAATAACCCTCAGTGTGCAAAAACACCCTTTATTGGTGTCACTGGTATGAATTGAAATATTAAGAATACATATACTGAATACAAGTTTTAGGAGAACTGTTTTAATTAGAATCATGTTGTAGTTTGGTTCTTTGCCACAATGAGGCAGTGTTTAAACACCAACACCTTGCCATGCTACTGCTCTGCCTGCCAGCTGCTGGGTGTTGGGtgcacattggggctgatttattgatAGTTTATACTTGTACATatagttaaataaattattaatttgttttgagttgaattcaaatattttgggactggaaatattaattaataatctGGTTCCTTTTCTTGAGGTTCTCTCTTGGTGAATGGGGTGTAGTTGCAGCCTGGCAGAACTTGGCACTTATCGTTTCCTGTTCccccagtgggggggggggtcattcaTTAAAGCCACAATCATTCACATCACAATGTCAATGTCTGGGGTGGTaaactttattttcatataacaaccatctgaaggaaaaaaaaaatcacaacagaaACGGTGAATCTTATTTACACAGAAACTGGACGGCACGTGGTGTGCGAGGAACATGCGGACACcgtatatatacaaacacacacccTGCGGAAAGCTGACCATTGGGGACACAACACAGCACCGCCAGAGGGTAGAGTATATGAAGACATAGAATGAAGGCGCCCCATGGCAGCTCACTATTCCTCACTACCCTCAGAGACATCAAAGGTGATACCTAAGTGGTGACACGGCGGACAGGTATGCCACAATGTTCCCAAATGTCTGGGGTGGGAGCAAGAAGACAAGCTGAGAGTTACAGATAGTATTTGTGTTTGGGGGAGAACGGTGGTGGGAGGAGGGGGAGAGGGGGGTGACGTAAGGAGAGAGACAACTGAGATTCACTGAAATATACCCAAAATGCCCTTATACACAAACACTGGGTCATACTGATCCTTCCCCTCCTCCTCAACACTGGGTCATATTGATCCTTCATCTCCTCCTCGTACACAACACTGGGTCATACTGATCCTTCACCTCCTCCTCGTACACAAACACTGGGTCATACTGATCCTTCCCCTCCTCTCATACACAAACACTGGGTCATACTGATCCTTTCCTTCCTCCTCATACACAACACTGGGTCATAATGATCCTTCCCGTCCTCCTCATACACAAACACTGGGTCATACTGATCCTTCCCCTCCTCCTCGTACACAACACTGGGTCATATTGATCCTTCCCTCATCCTCATACACAACACTGGGTCATACTGATCCTTTCATGCACATTCCTCTCTCCTTCCCCCTCCTCCAGTTCCCCCCAGTCTCCTCCAGTTCAGTCCCGGTCTAAGGTTTGCCCATATTGTGCTCCCACCCAACCCGCGCGGGTGGTTCTCTGCCCATGTGGCAGTTCCTCCTGGTTCTCCGCAGCCGCTCCTGTTCTGAATTCTCCTCCTCTTGATCGCCACTGGGTGAGCGCGGAGGAGTGACCCCACTGGGGGCAGAGTGGCTCCGGCATGGTTGGGTCTTGGGTGTCTCCAGCCCATTGGGGTCGGAGAGGCTGTACCGCACAGGTGGGTAGTGCTGGAAACATCCGCTCTGCTCCTCCTCCGTCCGCGGATCTGCGCTGGTTGTGGCATCAGGGCAGCCGGAAAAGTTCCCTTCACTCAGAGAGGAGACACCACTGCTGGCACTCCCAGAGAGAGGTGAGTTACTGCCATCTAAGCAGGACTGTGGGCTGGTGGGTGAGGCGGGGATCGTGTGCAGGGGGCTCTGTGGAAAAAGAAGGACCAAGTGAGACTACAGATATACCACCCATCCTTCTTACACAAACATTTACATGGCCCATAGAAGTGGCACAGTGCCCAGATGGACTGGGAGCTCAGTAAAACATTGGGGGCCCATCCTACATACTGCTGTGATGTAATGCAAAGTGTATTTGCTATCAGAGATATTATTCCCTTGTATTTGTTTACTGAATTACCACACATTAGTTTTGCATTGACCCAATATGAAACACATAAAAGGTGATCTCCATATAACTGGGCTCCATCCACACCAATGACAGGATGC
This portion of the Pyxicephalus adspersus chromosome 8, UCB_Pads_2.0, whole genome shotgun sequence genome encodes:
- the MANF gene encoding mesencephalic astrocyte-derived neurotrophic factor, which gives rise to MSTAGALTVAGLLLLLAEPGQPLRAGECEVCVSFLSRFYQSLKEKNVEFTSAAVEKELTKSCNEAKGKENRFCYYIGATSDAATKITNEVSKPMSNHIPPEKICERLKKKDSQICELKYDKQIDLSTVDLKKLRVKELKKILDDWGETCKGCAEKSDFIRKINELMPKYAPNAAHARTDL